From Xenopus tropicalis strain Nigerian chromosome 3, UCB_Xtro_10.0, whole genome shotgun sequence, the proteins below share one genomic window:
- the LOC116409665 gene encoding uncharacterized protein LOC116409665, producing the protein MSGRRSGRRGTRYHQRLRMEARRNMIVSRIIRNRRRSALAVPGITNEIHEPAIPSVLENTPEMSASFSVPSILENTPEMTSTLLGPSVLDMYPHVPSEVENPAMSASLPLPSILENTPEMTSTLLGPSVLDMYPHVPSEVENPAMSASLPLPSILENTPEMTSTLLGPSVLDMYPHVPSEVENPAMSASLPLPSILENTPEMTSTLLGPSVLDMYPHVPSEVENPAMSASLPLPSILENTPEMTSTLLGPSVLDMYPHVPSEVENPAMSASLPLPSILENTPEMTSTLLGPSVLDMYPHIPSKVENPAMSTSPPPPSISEITPDMTSNLLGPSELDLPHVPSVVENPDHRVPCIASSQLETIQKMSTQPSVPSALENIHPLLVLENTPKISADTIQDNNPEMDILTVPSVPDKSSKISLPPPSEPTVQERNGEISVVPVARRSQDEDGDASTSSVDHSPSVHHQNSRSEETETPTQSLGNNADALVHLERIHHYERERARFNVVEITEHFRFANLERVVSFNAALQAIHTAVQDLLNSILPRIGSNDRVQLRLSGEGLRDPLYSFRRSNTEFDAQSFLNNVEKMLQSNREILSNSVLKLLVIIVKNKEGGANDRRSLSSIPASDLIKKKKRWLFDFNNHEGNLCLAASVCALMSKDLPSEATLLQKAKEIHDALKIPANQLVGFSDIPDFEKHLQVTIKVIYHNYGKWTFFQTNNPCKEPIIFLLLHRGHYYGIKKINSFCGYSYFCEYCNTQFHGKDRHSCKYFCKACHRRDCSEVTKVKPRCNNCRVFCRSQECLQLHKTLAGSEKVPCKEKRYCDKCGRYTVSNHDINKCKGQQCQTCLQHVETFVGHQCFMRKKSPATSDKYIVYDCECTQENRIHVPNYIYAVKLDSEQFWEFQGPDCLKNFRETFIQKKFAGFSFIAHNAGRYDAYFVVQELLKENIKLDFLAKGGKLLCVTVTDFKIRFIDSFNFLPMKLSKLPKAMGFQDSKGYFPHFFNTEENQTYVGPVPSPEYFGHENMMPDEKDDFMVWYEENKNCQFDFQAELKKYCRQDVGILKQACVCFRNRVMEMTKEEDPKNPEKTIQVDPFQLTTLASVSMAMYKFKFLPEDTIAILPADNYQKRQKRFSTPSIQWLMYISHKEGITIQHALQGGEKRVGYYSLDGFAEISGKPTAFEFHGCFYHGCPQCYNKDDFNPVTKTTYDQLHYKKELKNDILQSEGYEVQEIWEHEWKQLLEKDENLQNFLQEMNFPEPLEPRDSLYGGRTNAVKLYHKAAPGEKILYYDFTSLYPFVNKTKAYPVGHPVIYYKEFQDIGTYFGFAKVKVYPPRGQFFPVLPVKMNEKLVFPLCRTCASNGQTSECQHSDEERALTGTWCTMEIQLAVKKGYQLCEIYEVWHFEQRTDKLFEEYVNLHLRDKQEASGYPNGCDDEKEKQEYISKYKEREGVTLRPEYIAVNPARRQIAKLFLNSLWGKFGQKTNLPNTTVVSDPGQFLRYMFLPEYDVLSLEFMDEETAIIQWKYAKSGPGISRNSNIFIASFTTAYARLELYNVLDKLQERCLYHDTDSVIFISKEGEWDPPLGDYLGELTSELPAGTHIVEFVSAGPKTYAYKLSNGKTCLKVKGITLNASTVQHLHFDSLKDQVLDFSEHSDPEEQRTITVQQPVIARNRYWQIETRPLRKTLKCVYTKRQLTDGFTTLPFGY; encoded by the coding sequence ATGAGCGGTCGAAGATCAGGCAGACGTGGCACTAGATATCACCAGCGCCTACGCATGGAAGCAAGAAGGAATATGATAGTCAGCAGAATCATAAGAAACCGTAGACGTTCTGCATTGGCTGTACCTGGGATTACTAATGAAATTCACGAACCTGCTATTCCTTCTGTATTGGAGAATACCCCAGAAATGTCTGCTTCTTTTAGTGTACCTTCTATATTGGAGAATACTCCCGAAATGACTTCTACTCTTCTTGGACCTTCTGTATTGGACATGTATCCTCATGTACCTTCTGAAGTGGAGAATCCTGCCATGTCTGCTTCTCTTCCTCTACCTTCTATATTGGAGAATACCCCCGAAATGACTTCTACTCTTCTTGGACCATCTGTATTGGACATGTATCCTCATGTACCTTCTGAAGTGGAGAATCCTGCCATGTCTGCTTCTCTTCCTCTACCTTCTATATTGGAGAATACCCCCGAAATGACTTCTACTCTTCTTGGACCATCTGTATTGGACATGTATCCTCATGTACCTTCTGAAGTGGAGAATCCTGCCATGTCTGCTTCTCTTCCTCTACCTTCTATATTGGAGAATACCCCCGAAATGACTTCTACTCTTCTTGGACCATCTGTATTGGACATGTATCCTCATGTACCTTCTGAAGTGGAGAATCCTGCCATGTCTGCTTCTCTTCCTCTACCTTCTATATTGGAGAATACCCCCGAAATGACTTCTACTCTTCTTGGACCTTCTGTATTGGACATGTATCCTCATGTACCTTCTGAAGTGGAGAATCCTGCCATGTCTGCTTCTCTTCCTCTACCTTCTATATTGGAGAATACCCCCGAAATGACTTCTACTCTTCTTGGACCATCTGTATTGGACATGTATCCTCATATACCTTCTAAAGTGGAAAATCCTGCTATGTCTACTTCTCCTCCTCCACCTTCTATATCGGAGATTACCCCCGACATGACTTCTAATCTTCTTGGACCTTCTGAATTGGACCTTCCTCATGTACCTTCTGTAGTGGAGAATCCTGATCACAGGGTTCCTTGTATCGCATCTTCTCAACTGGAGACCATTCAAAAAATGTCTACTCAACCTTCTGTTCCATCTGCATTGGAGAATATTCATCCACTTCTGGTTTTGGAGAATACACCTAAAATATCTGCAGATACTATACAAGATAACAATCCTGAAATGGATATACTTACTGTTCCTTCTGTACCGGATAAGTCCTCAAAAATATCTCTGCCTCCTCCATCAGAACCAACTGTACAAGAGAGAAATGGCGAAATATCAGTGGTACCTGTAGCAAGACGTTCACAGGATGAGGATGGCGATGCTTCAACATCTTCTGTAGATCATTCACCAAGTGTGCACCATCAGAATTCCAGGTCAGAAGAGACTGAAACTCCCACACAGTCGCTAGGAAACAATGCAGATGCTCTGGTGCATTTAGAACGTATTCACCACTATGAGCGAGAACGTGCCCGTTTTAATGTAGTAGAAATCACCGAGCATTTCCGCTTTGCGAACTTGGAAAGAGTAGTGTCTTTCAATGCAGCACTACAGGCCATACACACCGCTGTCCAGGATTTACTGAACAGTATACTGCCCAGGATTGGATCCAATGATCGTGTACAGCTGCGACTCAGCGGGGAAGGACTCAGAGATCCATTATATTCATTTCGAAGATCTAATACGGAGTTCGACGCTCAATCATTTCTGAACAACGTGGAGAAGATGTTACAGAGTAACAGAGAAATCCTTTCTAATAGTGTCTTAAAACTTCTTGTCATCATTGTGAAGAATAAAGAAGGTGGAGCAAATGACAGAAGATCTCTCAGTTCAATTCCTGCcagtgatttaattaaaaaaaaaaaacgctggcTCTTCGATTTTAACAACCACGAAGGTAACCTGTGCTTGGCCGCCAGCGTCTGTGCACTGATGAGTAAGGACCTCCCATCAGAGGCTACGCTGCTGCAGAAAGCAAAGGAGATTCATGATGCTCTGAAGATCCCAGCCAATCAGTTAGTCGGTTTTAGTGACATTCCAGATTTTGAGAAACATCTGCAGGTGACCATTAAAGTCATCTACCATAATTACGGTAAATGGACATTTTTCCAAACCAACAACCCCTGCAAAGAGCCAATTATATTCCTATTGCTGCACAGGGGACATTACTAtgggattaaaaaaataaactcattttGTGGCTACAGTTACTTCTGTGAATACTGTAACACGCAGTTCCACGGCAAAGATCGTCATTCGTGCAAGTATTTTTGCAAGGCGTGCCACAGGCGAGACTGCTCTGAGGTGACAAAAGTAAAGCCAAGGTGTAATAACTGCCGTGTTTTTTGCCGTTCACAAGAATGTCTTCAACTGCACAAAACCCTCGCTGGCTCGGAAAAAGTCCCGTGCAAGGAAAAACGATATTGTGACAAATGTGGCCGTTACACCGTTAGTAACCAcgatataaataagtgcaaaggtCAGCAGTGTCAAACTTGCCTCCAACACGTGGAAACCTTCGTTGGTCACCAGTGTTTCATGAGAAAAAAATCACCGGCAACTTCAGACAAATACATCGTTTACGATTGCGAATGTACGCAAGAAAATCGCATTCACGTTCCGAATTATATATATGCCGTAAAACTGGATTCTGAGCAGTTCTGGGAGTTCCAAGGTCCCGACTGCCTGAAGAACTTTAGAGAAACATTTATACAAAAGAAGTTTGCCGGGTTTTCTTTCATAGCGCACAACGCCGGCAGGTACGATGCCTACTTTGTGGTGCAGGAGCTGCTCAAAGAGAACATCAAGCTGGACTTTCTAGCAAAAGGCGGAAAACTATTGTGCGTCACGGTGACCGATTTCAAGATTCGATTCATTGACTCTTTCAATTTCCTTCCCATGAAGCTTAGCAAGCTGCCAAAGGCCATGGGATTTCAAGATTCCAAGGGATATTTTCCGCATTTCTTCAATACAGAAGAAAACCAAACCTACGTTGGTCCAGTGCCTTCCCCTGAGTATTTTGGGCATGAGAATATGATGCCGGATGAAAAAGACGATTTCATGGTTTGGTACGAGGAAAACAAAAATTGCCAATTCGATTTTCAGGCCGAGCTTAAAAAATATTGCCGGCAGGACGTCGGTATCTTGAAGCAAGCTTGTGTCTGTTTCAGGAATAGGGTGATGGAGATGACAAAGGAAGAGGACCCAAAGAACCCGGAAAAGACAATACAAGTAGACCCCTTTCAGCTCACAACATTGGCCTCAGTGTCCATGGCCATGTACAAGTTTAAATTTCTCCCTGAAGATACAATAGCGATCCTGCCCGCGGACAATTATCAAAAAAGGCAGAAACGATTCTCAACGCCGTCCATCCAGTGGTTAATGTACATCTCTCACAAGGAAGGCATCACAATACAACATGCTCTGCAAGGTGGCGAGAAACGGGTTGGTTACTATTCCTTGGACGGCTTTGCTGAAATCAGTGGAAAGCCAACTGCTTTCGAATTCCACGGTTGTTTCTACCACGGCTGCCCCCAGTGCTACAATAAAGATGATTTTAATCCGGTTACGAAAACCACCTACGACCAACTGCACTACAAAAAGGAGCTCAAAAACGATATTCTACAATCCGAAGGGTACGAAGTTCAAGAGATCTGGGAACACGAGTGGAAACAGTTACTAGAAAAAGACGAGAATTTGCAGAATTTCCTGCAGGAAATGAACTTTCCTGAACCCCTTGAGCCCCGGGATTCACTTTATGGCGGTCGTACAAATGCGGTAAAACTGTACCACAAAGCAGCCCCCGGAGAGAAGATACTTTATTATGATTTTACCAGTCTCTACCCCTTTGTTAATAAGACAAAAGCCTACCCTGTGGGCCACCCAGTTATTTACTACAAAGAATTTCAGGATATTGGTACATATTTTGGCTTTGCCAAAGTAAAAGTCTACCCGCCCAGAGGTCAATTTTTCCCGGTCCTTCCAGTAAAGATGAACGAGAAGCTCGTGTTTCCTTTATGTCGCACTTGCGCCTCCAACGGTCAGACCTCAGAGTGCCAGCACAGTGATGAAGAACGGGCGCTGACGGGAACCTGGTGCACGATGGAAATTCAGTTGGCCGTGAAGAAGGGCTACCAATTGTGTGAAATCTATGAAGTTTGGCATTTCGAACAACGAACCGACAAACTGTTTGAGGAATACGTGAACTTACATCTCCGGGACAAACAAGAGGCGTCGGGATATCCGAATGGGTGTGACGATGAGAAAGAAAAGCAGGAGTATATAAGCAAATATAAAGAGAGAGAAGGGGTGACGTTACGCCCGGAGTATATCGCTGTTAACCCGGCAAGAAGGCAAATCGCTAAATTGTTTCTGAATTCCCTGTGGGGCAAATTTGGGCAAAAAACGAACCTACCTAATACAACAGTCGTCAGTGACCCAGGTCAGTTTCTTCGTTACATGTTTTTACCAGAGTACGATGTGTTGTCTCTTGAGTTCATGGACGAGGAGACAGCCATTATCCAATGGAAATACGCCAAGAGTGGTCCCGGCATCTCACGTAATTCCAATATTTTTATCGCTTCCTTTACCACGGCCTACGCCCGGCTGGAACTATACAACGTCCTGGACAAGCTACAGGAGAGGTGTTTGTACCACGACACGGACTCGGTGATCTTTATCAGCAAGGAGGGCGAGTGGGATCCACCACTGGGCGATTATCTAGGAGAACTTACCAGCGAACTTCCGGCCGGCACACACATTGTCGAGTTTGTCTCTGCCGGACCCAAGACCTACGCCTACAAGTTGTCCAATGGTAAAACGTGCCTGAAGGTCAAGGGAATAACCCTAAATGCCTCGACTGTCCAACACCTTCACTTTGACTCACTGAAGGATCAGGTGTTGGACTTCTCCGAACACTCGGACCCTGAGGAACAGAGGACCATCACTGTACAACAGCCGGTAATTGCCAGGAATAGATACTGGCAAATAGAAACCCGCCCCCTGCGCAAAACGCTAAAGTGCGTTTACACGAAACGCCAACTTACAGACGGCTTTACTACTTTGCCATTTGGGTACTGA